The Bradyrhizobium diazoefficiens genome contains the following window.
CCGGCGAAGGCCGGGACCCATAGCTGTAGCGCCCGCTCGTCGTTCCGAACGTCCGTGGCCAGCACCGCGCCTCTTTCGATTGATTACGCGGTATGGGTCCCGGCATTCGCCGGGACGACGGGGAGAGTTGCAGTCACTTGATCGCCTGGATCCGTTCCCAGTCGGCCTTGCGATAGCCGAAGGTCTCGAACGGGACGTTCTTCAGCACGGTGTCGCGGAACTCGTTCTTGTCGACCTCGGTCACGGTCAGGCCCTTCTCCTTGAAGAAGGCAACCAGCTTGGCCTCCTTCTGCTTGATCTCCTCGGTCGCCTTGGCAGCAGCCTCCTGCGCCACCTCGGTGAATATCTTCTTGTCCTCGTCGCTCAGCTTCTTCCAGAGCGCGCCGGCGACGACCGTATTGAGGTGGTCGACGATGTGGCCGGTCAGCACGATGTGCTTTTGTACCTCGTAGAACTTCTTGGCCTCGATCGTGGTCAGCGGATTCTCCTGGGCTTCAACAGTGCCGTTCTGGAGCGCGAGATAGACTTCGGCAAACGCGATCGGCGCGGTGTTGGCACCGCAGGCGCGCGGCATCGCCAGATAGGCCGGAACGTCGGGCACGCGCATCTTCAGGCCCTTCATATCGGCGCAGGTCTTGATCGGCTTGTTCGACGAGGTCTGGCGCACACCGTAATAGGTCACCGCGATGATGTGGTGGCCGCTCTTGTCCTCATAGCCCTTGGCGAGCTCCTTGAAGATGTCGCTCTTGGTGTAGGCGAGGAGATGATCGGCGTCGCGGAAGGTGTAGGGATAATAGGTCACGCCGATCGGCGGAAAGCTCTTGGCCGCGAAGCTCGAGCCGGAGATGATGATGTCGACCGAGCCGAGCGAGAGGCCCTGGTTGATGTCGGCCTCCTTCCCGAGCTGCGACGCCGGATAGACGTCGATCTGGTAGCGCCCGTTGGTTCGCTTGCCGATCTCCTGCGCGGGCCCAGACCGAGGCGGTGTGGAACGGCTCCGAGGTCTCGTAGACATGGGCCCATTTCAGCTTGGTCTGCGCCATGCCGGCATGGATCGTCGCAAACATTGCGGCGACCGAAATCGCCAGCACCATCGTCATTTTCTTCAGCACTGAATATCCTCCACTGACTTAAGTCTGCTTCTTGTTCGCCCGTCCCGAAGCGGAGACGAGCCGCCAATCTCATCGCCGCCGCGGGCCGCCGCTCTTCACGGCCTCCTTGCTCCGCTTCTTCGACGGTCGTTTTGTTGCTGCCGGTTTTGCCGGAGATCGCACTGCACGTTTCCGCGCCGCGGGCGATCCTGCCGAACTCTCGGCGCCGAAATTCTGTGCAAAGCGCTCCTGCGAATGCGCGAGATGATCGCGCATCGCCTCGCGGGCAGCCTGTGGCTCGCGCGCCGCGATCGCATTGCGCACGGCCCGATGCTCGTCGAGCGCCGTGCGCCAGGTGCCCGGGTTCTCGAAGTAATGCGCAAGCTGCGCGAAATAGGGATTGAGGCGCTGGTCGAACAGCTCGCCGACCACGCGCACCAGCACAGCGTTGCCGAGGCATCCGGCGATCGCGACATGGAAGGCACGGTCATGGACCATCGAGGCTTCACCGGGATGGTCGACATTCTCCATCGCCACGAGCG
Protein-coding sequences here:
- a CDS encoding FadR/GntR family transcriptional regulator produces the protein MPLEAVEARRLYRQIADQLRSLIDSGEYAVGSRLPPERELADQLRVSRPTVREALIALEVEGRVRIRVGSGIYVIEPAGAAPVSAAAIIEGPFELLRAREFLESAIAEQAARVATKDDVARIDAALVAMENVDHPGEASMVHDRAFHVAIAGCLGNAVLVRVVGELFDQRLNPYFAQLAHYFENPGTWRTALDEHRAVRNAIAAREPQAAREAMRDHLAHSQERFAQNFGAESSAGSPAARKRAVRSPAKPAATKRPSKKRSKEAVKSGGPRRR